The region TGCATTTTTTGCAAGCGATAGTTCTTTTACAGGAACCTTTTCAAAACAGGCAGTTATCATTGACAAACATACAACCACTGCCAGTACAACGACATTCTTGTTTACGTGCATATATGCCTCCGAAATTATTTTTGTGGTTTATAGATTAGATCATTATAGCTTTCATGTAGCCATTATGAGCTTATGCTCTATCATGTAAAAGATTGTCTAAAATATTTTTTACAGCCTTCATTACAAACGTGATTTGGAATCTCCATCATACTTAAAAATTCAGGATTATGGCATACGTACCTATCAGCATCCCTACATTCCATGAAGATAAATCCTGATATTACAATGAAGATTTCTTGTGGCTACTATCGCCCAAAAACATTGTATGATAAAAAACTATTTACTTGCATTAATTTCAAATTCACATGTGTCAAAAATTTTTATGTTTTACAAACCACTTTTCACTCTATTGCAGAAGTACTTACCCACAATCTGCTTTTATCTTACCGTTTGAATGACTCTATGGCAGCCTCTTCAGAATCATATATTTCAAAGAAGGATGTTAACTTTGTGAGTTCAAACACCTTCCGTACTGAAGCAAAAACATTAATGATCTTTAATCCACCCTGATATTTCTTTAAATTTGAAAGGCTGGATATCAATGCTCCAATCCCTGAAGAATCAATATACGTTACTTTTTCCAGATTAATGATGACATTAAATTTTTTTTCTTCTATAAGGCTATTGATGATGTCCTTAATTTCTGGAGCATTGTAAAGGTCTATCTCGCCAGATATATCCAGTATGACAACATCATCCTTGGTTCTTTTTGTAATATCCATAAATAATTAACTCCCCAAACTAATGCTATCAGTGCATTATGAGATAATACTACAATAGTAAAAATAACATGTCAAGATATTTTATTTTTATTGTTTTGTAAACAATTTTTTTTACAACCTGTTTTAGTACTGTTGCAGATTATAAAAAGAAATGCCACACAAAACAAAAAAATTGTATTACCCCCAGATTTTTTTATTGACATAATTAATGTTACTATATTTAATTTTATTAATATTACAGTACAAATACATACTTTATGTACATATATAAATATTTTTAATAGCATTTGATTATATATATTTTTATTTATAACAGCATGGCAGGAACAATAAAAATCGTTATAGTATCTTGTGCACTGGCAATACTATGCTGTGGATTTGCCATACCCGTGCATGTATCTGCCGCTACCATTATACCATCTTCAGGCAGGCTGCGTATCATTGAAGCAACAAAAAAAGCCAGCCAGAATTTAGCAGCAATGAAGGCTATGCACCGCATTGAAGAAGAGGCCATGCTTGCCCTGCATTCATATACCATAAAAGCTGGCGGGAATTCCTTTTCAATTCATAATGAAGGGATATCGTTTGCAACCATTCACATCCCCCCTTTGGGGAATGTGTTTCCGCATAGTTCGTATTCACACACAAGCGCACCGCTGTGTTTGGTATACGTTCTGTTTTTAGCTGTTGCCTACTGCTACGAGCGTTTTTATTACCGCCAGCGCGAGGCCTATCCCCCGTGTGAGTTCCTTTGCTACAAACTATCGCACATATATATATACGTTTGTGGCATATGCTGTATTACCTCCAAAATTTTAGCTACACCTGGTAATTTGGGGCATACCATCAATATAAGTTTTCTTCCCACTTGCATGGCGCCGTTACCGTGCAACGTTTTTCACTGCATGACGGTGTCATGTTTTTTATCATTCACACACTCAAAAACATCAACATCACAAAAAGCCAAACATATACCAATTTCACGTAACGATGAGGTGCGTCTATGAAGTTTGTACATGCTGCCCTACTGATTATTTCATTTAGCTTTACGGCAACCAGCTTTGCCGGCACAATTCCATTTGAACAGAGCAGCGCAAAAGGATATTTTGAACGCTCGCTACAATCGGCAATGGCTGAAAAGACAAAAGAAGCTTTCATGTATAAAGCCATACAAGCCGCAGATACCGCATACAGCATGTGGGAAAAAGAAGCATTAACAGCATATGACGGGGCGATAGTTACCGGAGATGATGACATATGTTTTCTTAAGACAGAAGCACGCACTGCCATACAAAAGATGCTTGAAGAAGCTTTGGGGAGTTACGATGCCCGCTGTTTTGAGATTGTTGTTCCTGCATATGCAAAAGAAGAGCTGTATGCACACATAAACCAGATGATGCAGGAGGACCCGCGTGAAGACATGGCGGCAACATACAGTGCATGGGATGAAAACGTTGGGCACTATGTACAACAGCTTTTAGCAGGAATTGACGCACAGGTGCAAACCACACGTGACACAATACTGTCACAGATAACCACTACCACACAGGAATACCGTAAGGGATTTATTGAAACGTTAGATGAAAAGCTAAACACTATACAGAAGCTTATACAGCGAGATATTGAGCTATATTATGTTGGTGCAAAAAATAATTATTTTTACCAGCACTACAGTGATACTGCAAGTTTACGCTTTTATACTCAGCAGCAATCCGCATCATATATTACTACACAAATACTTGCATCAACAATAGACAAAACAAATGCCATCTTACAAGAAGCTCAGGAGAAGCTTACATATACCGTTAGCGGTATTGGCGTAACACCTGAAGGTGATGACATTGATATGCTCATCCAGGCGGGGATATATGCATGGAAGGCAGCCGAGGATGATTTGCTGGCAGCACGACTTTCATGGGAACGCTCATCATTAGATGGGTACAACCTTGCTGATGAAGTTTGGGCTAAAAGCTATGAGCAATTAGTACAAAAGCGAAATGAGTGGCTTGCAAGCATACAGCAACAGATACGGCAGGGGGTTATCAACTGGAGCAGCAGTTTTTTGGAAGCAGACCGCGCTTATGCTGACGCATTGAAATTACTTGATGAGACAATTGCTGCAGAAAAGGAACGTTTTGATGATTACAGCGCCTCAGCGCGTGAGCTTATTACAACCGGGTCAGGATCATTGCGCATTGCCCAGGAAAATATAGCATGGCTTAAGGAATATTTTACCACCCTTACCGGTATAGAATATACAACGGATAATGACAGGAAGGCATATATAGAATGGTATTTGCAGAATGATTCTACTGACACAAAAGAATTAAAGAAAGCGGTATATGATCAGATAGTTCAATGGGAAGGAATACTATCACGGTATCAGGATATAGTAGCAAGGATGACATTGCAGTACCATATGCAGGACATGTGGGGTAATACCATTACACAGTTTAAAGCGGGGGATTTTGTAAAACAGTATACAGGGGAAGAAACTGCATTGTGTGACAATCTACATATATTCAGGCAGTACTATGAGGCATATACCACAGGTACTATTACAGATATTGATACTGTCAATGCTTTTGCCCTGGGAGAGGAGCTTTCAAAGTATGTAGCCGGTATACAGATGCTGCATCTTCTGGGACAAGAAAGCACTCTTTTACCATTTAACACTGTTGTGGAGCTTCTTGCACAGCGCCCTCAATATCAGAAAAACTCAGCACAAATAGAATCTATGCGTGAGTTTTTATATTCACTCTATGAGGCATATTTACGCAGTGAGATTTCATATAATGACCGGCAAATTATTGGTGGTAATCTAAAGACTACACCATGGATGGTTAGTCGTTTAGATGCATTTAGACGGTATATACAGGAGCACAGTGGAAACTTTGAAACCGTGTTTGGATATAAAACAGTAGTTAGCCAAACAAGTGGACTTTTGAGTGATGATAGCGTTGATGAGCATGGCAATGCGCTGTACAATTACTATCTCTATAAAGATGCAGAAGGTGTTGTTATTATT is a window of Spirochaetota bacterium DNA encoding:
- a CDS encoding STAS domain-containing protein, translated to MDITKRTKDDVVILDISGEIDLYNAPEIKDIINSLIEEKKFNVIINLEKVTYIDSSGIGALISSLSNLKKYQGGLKIINVFASVRKVFELTKLTSFFEIYDSEEAAIESFKR